GCCGGACATGGGGGTGCCGGAGGCGGCCATCGGCGCCAAGGGCAAGGCCGGAGAGAGCACCGGGGGCAGCGGGGTTCACTCATCGCTGTCACACACGCCCGTGGCCGGAACCGTGCGGGACCACGTTGTCGCCCCGACGGTTCCCGGGGACGGTGCGGCCGTTGGCACCGATCCGAAACTGCACCATGTAGTGACGCCGCCGAACCAGCATGTGCGTGTGGATCCCCCGCCCCACGTGGGTACCAACGTCGACAGCGTGAACACGCTCCCCCCGGACGTCGCGAAGCCGACGGTCCCGGTCGCGCCGCCGACCGCGCCTGCTCCCGGTGGAGGTGGCGGGGGGCCGGTTCCTCCCTTCCCCGCCGGCCCGGTGGTACCGAACATGGGGATGCCCGTCGGGCGTGGCGGAGCGGGTGGGGGCCGGGGCCCGGTGAGCCCGCCCCGGATGTCCGTTCCCGCCGCCGAAGAACGCGAACTCGGAACCGGCGCACGACGTGGGCCCATAGGGGGTGTGCGGCAGCCTTTCGTACCGGGGCAGGCCGGGACACGTGGACCTGCGTCCCCAGTGGGCAGGACGCCCATGGGGCAGGCCCCGATGGGCAAGGCTCCGGCAGGCCGGGGCCCGGTCGGTCGCAGCGTCGTCGGCGGAACGCCCAGGCCTGTGGGCACGCCTGCCGAACCCGTCGGTCGAACGGGACCGACCGGGGCGGCGCGTACCAGCGGTGTCATCGGGGGTCGGCCGGCCACGTCGCCCGCACAGGGCACGAGCGGCTCCAGGGTGCCCCGCGGCACCGTCATTGGTGGCGAGTCTGGCTCGCGTGACCCACGTGCCGTCGAGCGCCCCGGACAGCGCGGGGTGATCAGGGCATCCGAGCAGGAGGGCGGCGAGGCGCACGCTTCGCGCAGGCCTGCGTCCACCGGCGGTGTGGTCGGAGCGTCCAACAGCAAGGCGCCGACAGCGAGGAATGGCGCTCGTGCGTCCGATGAACCCGTCCCGGGCCGTCCGGCGGTCCGAGGCTCCATGCGGGACCGTGACAAGAAGAAGTCGAACCGGCAGCAGGCGCCGGAGCGCGACTAACGAGATGAAGCGAGGACGTACGAGAGGCATGTTGTCAGCGAGCATGAGACGAGTGACCGCCGCGTGCGCAGCACTCGGCGCACTGATGGCTCTGCCGGCGGGCCTGGCCCCGAGCGCAGCTGCCGCCGACGTCCAGTCCCAGCAGTGGTACCTGTCGGCCATGAAGGCCGACGAGATGTGGAAGGCGAGCACGGGCAAAGGGGTCAAAGTCGCCGTCGTCGATTCGGGTGTCAATCCCTCGACCTCGTCCCTCCAGGGCCAGGTGCTGGGCGACGAAGTGCCGAAATCCGTTTCCTACGGGGCCACGGAGGACTTGATCGGCCATGGCACGACGATGGCCGAAATCATCGCTGGTACCGGGCATGGCGGAGGGATGAAAGGCCTTGCTCCTGGCGCCAAGATCGTGCCCTATCGGATTGCGATCGAGGGTATGAGCCTGTCCGAGCGGAACAAGGCTCCTCGAGTGGGTGCAGTGATCAAGGCCATCGCAGACAGCGACGCCAAGATCATCAATATGTCCATCGGCAGCTTCGCTAGTTATGACGATGAGGAAGCGGCGGTCAAGTACGCCGCTTCAAAGGGCAAGTTGATGTTCGCAGCCTCAGGTAATGAGGCGCAGACGAAGAACAACCCCGGGTACCCGGTCTCCTATCCCCATGTCGTCGGGGTCGCAGCCGTGGACAAGGCCGGCAAGGTAGGAAAGTTCTCGAACCACGGATACGCCGTCGACTTGGCGGCCCCTGGGGTGAACCTGCCTTCCTGGTGCGATGCGACTTTCCGCTCGTACTGCTCGCACGGATACGGAACCAGTGACGCCACCGCCATCGCCTCCGCCTCCGCCGCCCTCATCTGGTCCGCTCACCCCGACTGGACCGCCAACCAGGTCCTCCGTGCGCTGATCGACACCGCCGGCCGGGAGTGGCCCAAGGAGACCCCCAGCAACTACCTCGGCTACGGCATCGTCCGTCCCCGCAAGGTGCTGGAGAACCCCCACTACAACCCGGGCCCGGCGAACGTCGATCCTCTCGCCGTGGAGGACGGGGTCGCCAAGCCGAAGACCTCGCCCTCCGCTTCGGCCCCCGCCAAGTCCCCCTCCGGCGGAGAAACCTCCGCCGCCGACACAAGCTCCAAGTCGTCCGGCAACACCCTGACGTGGGTGGTCGTCGGAGCGGCCGCCGCACTGGTGGTGATCGGTGGCGCGGCGTTCGCCGTCCTCCGGTCACGACGACGTGCCTGACGGTTCACACGAAAGGCGTCACCGCTCGGTGATGCGCAGTCACAAGAAGCACAGCTCTCACGAAGGGGAGTGCCGACATGGCCGACGGCCGTAAGTTTCATGATGACCACGCACAAAAGCTCCAGACGAACGTCATCGACCGCTACGAGTCGGTCAAGACGAGCCTCGGCAAGCTCCAGGGCACGATCGACATGATCGAGACCCACTGGACCGGCCACGGCGCCAACGCGTTCAAGACGAAGCAGCATGAGATCAACGAGCACATGGCCGCCATCGGCCGCATGCTCGAGGACTTCCTCGAGGGCATCCGTCTCAACAAGGCCGACAAGACGAAGCTCGAGGACGAGCTCCACTCGACGATCAACAAGATCGAGGTGGACGCCGGCGCGAGCACCTCGGCGCTCAACCTGTACTGACCGGATCCGAAGGAAGAGGAAGAAGACATGACCGATCCGCACTACCAGGATCTGACCGTCAAGTACGGCGCCCTGGACTCGCTCGCCACCGAGCTCGGCAACGTGGCCAAGAAGCTGGAAGACGACCTCAGCGCTCTGAAGAAGGGCGTCCTCGACGTGGCCGAGGGCTGGGGCGGCGAGGCGTACGACGCCTTCCAGCGCAAGTCCAAGGCGTGGGACCAGCACGCCACCGGCATCCACCAGGCGCTGCTCTCCATCACGCAGCGGGTGCACGCCGCCGGCGGTGACTACCGCGGTGGCGACCTGAAGGGCGCCAGCTACTTCGAGTGAGTCGGACGCCTTGAGAACGACGAGGGGTGGGTACGCGCGGGAGGTACCCACCCCTCTTCTGTATGTTCCGTCGGTGACCCGGCGCCGCGCGGTCACATCCGCGGGCGTTTCCGTGGCTGTGCCTTTCTTCGCACCTTGGCCGAGAGGCCCGGCGGAAACACCGCCGGGCCTCTCGACCAGGGCGTCAGTACTCCACGTCCACCAATCCCGTCTGCACCAGCATCTTCCCCCTCCGGCGCGAGACGAAGACACCGCGCCCCGCCGGCATCGGCCGCGGCCGTACCCCGCCCAGGAGGTCGCCCTCGCTCGGGTCGCCGGACAGGACCACGCCCTGGGCGCCCAGTTCGGTCATCCGCTGCATGAAGGCCTCGAAGGAGGCCCGGCCCGCGCCCGCGGTGGAGCGCGCGATGATGAACCGCACGCCGACGTCACGGGCGAACGGCAGCAGTTCGACGAGGCCCCCCAGCGGGTTGCCGCTGGACGTGGACACCAGGTCGTAGTCGTCCACCACCACGTACACCGTCGGGCCCCGCCACCAGCTGCGCTCCCGCAGCTGCTGGGCGGTGACATCGGCGGTGGGCGTGCGCCGCTTCATCAGGTCGGCGAGGGCCACCATGTGGTGGTCCATGGCGTTGGACATCGGGATGTACTCGGCCAGGTGCGAGGCCGGCGTGACATCCAGCAGGGACCGCCGGTTGTCGACCACGAAGAACTTCGCCTCGTCGCCCGAGTAGCGCTGCGTCAGCTGCGTGATGAGCAGCCGCAGCAGATTCGACTTGCCCGACTCGCTCTCGCCGAAGACCAGGAAGAACGGGTCCTGCTCGAAGTCGACGAAGACCGGTTCCAGGTCGTTCTCGTCGATGCCGAAGGCGACACCCTGCCGCGGGAAGCGGTCCCCCGTGGGCAGCTGCTCCGCCGGAAGCTCCCGGGGCAGCATCCGCACCTGCGGAGCGCCCGGTGCCTGCCAGTGCCGGGAGACCTCGGCCGCCAGGGCCGCCGTCGCGTCGGCCAGGTCCGTGTCGGAGGTGAGGCCGTCGATCCGCGGCACCGCCGCCATGAAGTGCAGCTTCTGCGGCGACACACCGCGCCCCGGCACGCCCGCCGGCACGTTCGCCGCCACCTTGCGGTCGATCTCGGAGTCCATGGTGTCGCCGAGCCGCAGTTCGAGGCGGTTCATCAGGTGGTCCTTGAGGTTGGCGCGGACCTCCATCGAACGCGACGCCGTCAGCACCAGGTGGATGCCGTACCCGAGGCCGCGCGCCGCGATCTCCAGGACGGCCGGCTCCAGACTGTCGTAGTCGGTGCGGAAGTTGCCCCAGCCGTCGATCACCAAGAACACATCGCCCCACGGCTGGTCGGTGACCGAGATCTCGCCCCGCTCGCGCCGGGCGCGGAAGTCCTGGATCGAGGCGATGCCCGCCGTGCGGAAGTACTCCTCGCGGCGCCGCAGCACACCGAAGACCTCCGACACCGTGCGCCGCACCCGCTCCGGGT
This Streptomyces misionensis DNA region includes the following protein-coding sequences:
- a CDS encoding S8 family serine peptidase; this encodes MRRVTAACAALGALMALPAGLAPSAAAADVQSQQWYLSAMKADEMWKASTGKGVKVAVVDSGVNPSTSSLQGQVLGDEVPKSVSYGATEDLIGHGTTMAEIIAGTGHGGGMKGLAPGAKIVPYRIAIEGMSLSERNKAPRVGAVIKAIADSDAKIINMSIGSFASYDDEEAAVKYAASKGKLMFAASGNEAQTKNNPGYPVSYPHVVGVAAVDKAGKVGKFSNHGYAVDLAAPGVNLPSWCDATFRSYCSHGYGTSDATAIASASAALIWSAHPDWTANQVLRALIDTAGREWPKETPSNYLGYGIVRPRKVLENPHYNPGPANVDPLAVEDGVAKPKTSPSASAPAKSPSGGETSAADTSSKSSGNTLTWVVVGAAAALVVIGGAAFAVLRSRRRA
- a CDS encoding WXG100 family type VII secretion target, whose protein sequence is MADGRKFHDDHAQKLQTNVIDRYESVKTSLGKLQGTIDMIETHWTGHGANAFKTKQHEINEHMAAIGRMLEDFLEGIRLNKADKTKLEDELHSTINKIEVDAGASTSALNLY
- a CDS encoding WXG100 family type VII secretion target, which produces MTDPHYQDLTVKYGALDSLATELGNVAKKLEDDLSALKKGVLDVAEGWGGEAYDAFQRKSKAWDQHATGIHQALLSITQRVHAAGGDYRGGDLKGASYFE